In Horticoccus luteus, the following proteins share a genomic window:
- a CDS encoding AraC family transcriptional regulator, with translation MLPKRGWHLPRHHHPFHELIVVLDGAMEVRTDDGVVQAEAGDVLFYRAMCPHEETADNARPVSTFFIAFQADAAAVDGFPWRLRDADARVRQMVAWLVRDHVAGVAPEEARALLRAVVRELQRLCASPPDPWLGALRDYMQHNLARPVYLADLARRAGMSKFAFVRKFKRVSGRTPMRELQLLRVNQARAMMLASALPVKAIAAAVGLNDEYQLSKLFRRHLRLSPREMRARSQAKPAAVREAE, from the coding sequence GTGCTCCCGAAACGGGGCTGGCACCTGCCGCGGCACCACCACCCGTTTCACGAATTGATCGTGGTGCTGGATGGGGCGATGGAAGTGCGCACGGATGACGGCGTCGTGCAGGCGGAGGCGGGCGATGTGTTGTTCTACCGGGCGATGTGTCCGCATGAAGAGACGGCGGACAACGCGCGGCCGGTGAGCACGTTTTTCATCGCATTTCAGGCGGACGCGGCGGCGGTGGACGGGTTTCCGTGGCGGTTGCGCGATGCGGATGCGCGGGTGCGGCAGATGGTGGCGTGGCTGGTGCGCGATCACGTCGCGGGCGTCGCGCCGGAGGAGGCGCGGGCGCTGTTGCGGGCGGTGGTGCGGGAGTTGCAGCGGCTGTGTGCGTCGCCGCCCGATCCTTGGCTGGGGGCATTGCGCGACTACATGCAACACAACCTCGCGCGGCCGGTTTACTTGGCCGATCTTGCCCGCCGGGCGGGGATGAGCAAATTCGCGTTTGTGCGGAAATTCAAACGCGTGAGCGGGCGCACGCCGATGCGGGAGCTGCAGTTGCTGCGGGTGAACCAAGCGCGCGCGATGATGCTGGCTTCGGCGTTGCCGGTGAAGGCGATCGCGGCGGCGGTGGGCTTGAACGACGAATATCAGCTCTCGAAATTGTTTCGCCGGCACCTGCGACTCTCGCCGCGGGAAATGCGGGCGCGGTCGCAGGCAAAACCGGCGGCGGTGAGGGAGGCGGAGTGA
- a CDS encoding Gfo/Idh/MocA family oxidoreductase: MPRKIKLAFAGVGGMGQAAHLRNYATLHDDCEVVALAELRPRLAQDVARKYNIPRTYPTIAAMLAQEHVDGIVASQPFSRHGVLVPEIAQARVPIFTEKPLAASVAVGERIVESVAAAGTWHMVGYHKRSDPASEFAKKTIDELKRTGELGRLTYVRIAMPPGDWVAAGWTDNIESTDVLSPLANDPPPADMDDVTAKEYEAFVNYYIHQVNLLRFLVGEPYRVTYADPARVLLVGHSASGIPCTLEMAAYQTTLDWHETALVAFERGFVRLSLPAPLAFNRPGHVEIFKDPGHGATPVSLQPTLPWVHAMRNQALNFIKAIRGEQPAPCLAPEALEDIRLARDYIRLLKGV; this comes from the coding sequence ATGCCCCGCAAAATCAAACTCGCCTTCGCCGGCGTCGGCGGGATGGGCCAGGCCGCCCACCTCCGCAACTACGCCACGCTCCACGATGACTGCGAAGTCGTCGCCCTCGCCGAACTCCGCCCCCGGCTCGCGCAAGATGTCGCCCGCAAATACAACATCCCGCGCACCTACCCCACTATCGCCGCCATGCTCGCACAGGAGCACGTCGACGGCATCGTCGCCTCCCAGCCGTTCTCGCGCCACGGCGTGCTCGTCCCCGAAATCGCGCAAGCCCGCGTCCCGATCTTCACCGAGAAACCCCTCGCCGCTTCCGTCGCCGTCGGTGAACGCATCGTCGAGTCCGTCGCCGCCGCCGGCACCTGGCACATGGTCGGTTACCACAAACGCAGCGACCCCGCGTCCGAGTTCGCCAAGAAGACCATCGACGAGCTCAAGCGCACCGGCGAACTCGGCCGCCTGACCTACGTGCGCATCGCGATGCCCCCCGGCGATTGGGTCGCCGCCGGCTGGACCGACAACATCGAATCCACCGACGTCCTGTCGCCGCTCGCCAACGACCCTCCGCCGGCCGACATGGACGACGTCACCGCCAAGGAATACGAGGCGTTCGTGAATTACTACATTCACCAGGTCAACCTCCTGCGCTTCCTCGTCGGCGAACCTTACCGCGTCACCTACGCCGATCCCGCGCGCGTGCTGCTCGTCGGCCACAGCGCCAGCGGCATTCCCTGCACGCTCGAAATGGCCGCGTATCAAACCACCCTCGACTGGCACGAGACAGCCCTCGTCGCCTTCGAGCGCGGCTTCGTCCGCCTCTCGCTCCCCGCGCCGCTCGCGTTCAATCGCCCCGGCCACGTGGAAATCTTCAAAGACCCCGGCCACGGCGCCACGCCCGTCTCACTCCAACCCACCCTCCCGTGGGTCCACGCGATGCGCAATCAGGCCCTCAATTTCATCAAAGCCATCCGCGGCGAACAACCCGCCCCCTGCCTCGCGCCCGAGGCGCTCGAAGACATCCGCCTCGCCCGCGACTACATCCGATTGCTCAAAGGAGTCTGA
- a CDS encoding FG-GAP repeat domain-containing protein: MALHFRKRVLAAERYESAGIFDVNGDGIPDIVSGAFWYEGPDFRRQHRLGTVAAFDEYYDDFSTIPMDVNGDGRLDFITGGWWGNTLRWRENPGVAGQEWPEHIIAETGHIETTRAWDVDGDGELELVPNTPGGPLVVYKLLRDAQGRGTGQFAAHKLKFRGRANDTQGHGLGFGDLAGHGRGDFVLTHGWLEAPARPYEDEWIWHPEFNLGRAPSVPILVVDLNGDGKNELILGEGHAYGLSWWDYTLAADGARTWRRHDIDPLSSQYHDLQWLDIDGDGAPELITGKRFRAHPQGDEGDKDPYGWYVFKWTGECFVKHVIDFGPLGTGKGLGIHFAVADLNGNGRLDVVAPGKDGLVIYYNEGNA, encoded by the coding sequence ATGGCCCTCCATTTTCGCAAACGCGTCCTCGCCGCCGAACGCTACGAATCCGCCGGTATTTTCGACGTCAACGGCGATGGCATCCCCGACATCGTCAGCGGCGCTTTCTGGTATGAAGGCCCCGACTTCCGCCGCCAGCACCGCCTCGGCACCGTCGCCGCCTTCGACGAATACTACGACGACTTCTCCACCATCCCGATGGACGTCAACGGCGACGGCCGCCTCGATTTCATCACCGGCGGCTGGTGGGGCAACACGCTCCGCTGGCGCGAGAACCCCGGCGTCGCCGGCCAGGAGTGGCCTGAGCACATCATCGCCGAAACCGGTCACATCGAGACGACGCGCGCGTGGGATGTCGACGGCGACGGCGAACTTGAACTCGTGCCCAACACCCCCGGCGGTCCGCTCGTCGTCTACAAACTCCTCCGCGACGCCCAAGGCCGCGGCACCGGTCAGTTTGCCGCGCACAAACTGAAATTCCGCGGCCGCGCCAACGACACCCAAGGCCACGGTCTCGGCTTCGGCGATCTCGCCGGCCACGGCCGCGGCGACTTCGTCCTCACCCACGGCTGGCTCGAAGCGCCCGCCCGCCCTTACGAAGACGAGTGGATCTGGCACCCCGAGTTCAACCTCGGCCGCGCCCCCAGCGTGCCGATCCTCGTCGTCGATCTCAACGGCGACGGCAAAAACGAACTCATCCTCGGCGAAGGCCATGCCTACGGTCTCTCGTGGTGGGATTACACGCTCGCCGCCGACGGCGCGCGCACCTGGCGGCGGCACGACATCGATCCGCTCAGCAGCCAGTATCACGACTTGCAATGGCTCGATATCGACGGCGACGGCGCGCCCGAGCTCATCACCGGCAAACGCTTCCGCGCCCACCCCCAAGGCGACGAGGGCGACAAGGATCCTTACGGCTGGTATGTCTTCAAGTGGACCGGCGAGTGTTTCGTGAAACACGTCATCGACTTCGGCCCGCTCGGCACCGGCAAAGGCCTCGGGATTCACTTCGCCGTGGCCGATCTCAACGGCAACGGTCGCCTCGATGTCGTCGCCCCCGGCAAGGACGGACTCGTCATCTACTACAACGAGGGCAACGCATGA
- a CDS encoding sugar phosphate isomerase/epimerase family protein produces MKIGMNLLLWTTHVTSAHDPLLADLRRTGYDGVEIPIFEGTSADYRTLGAKLRDLGLGTTAVTVMSPDASPISPDAKARAAAVDRLRWVLDRAAECGAEVLCGPLHSPLGVFSGVPATADENARGVETLRTVADHAAAHGITLAIEYLNRFENYFLTTAADNLRLVAAVNHPACGCMWDTFHAHIEEKNPAAALAALRGHLVHVHLSENDRGTPGTGQVNWRATFDTLRAIGYDRWLVIEAFGRALPELAAATRVWRDLFADPRDVYTAGLAFIRENLAR; encoded by the coding sequence ATGAAAATCGGGATGAACCTCCTGCTCTGGACGACGCACGTCACGTCCGCGCACGATCCGCTCCTCGCCGACCTTCGGCGCACCGGCTACGACGGCGTCGAGATCCCGATCTTCGAGGGCACCTCCGCTGACTATCGCACGCTCGGCGCCAAACTCCGCGACCTCGGCCTCGGCACCACCGCCGTCACCGTCATGTCGCCCGACGCCAGTCCGATCAGCCCCGACGCAAAAGCACGCGCCGCCGCCGTCGACCGCCTGCGCTGGGTCCTCGATCGGGCCGCGGAATGCGGCGCCGAAGTCCTCTGCGGCCCGCTGCATTCGCCCCTCGGCGTCTTCAGCGGCGTGCCGGCCACCGCCGACGAAAACGCCCGCGGCGTCGAAACCCTTCGCACCGTCGCCGACCACGCCGCCGCGCACGGCATCACCCTCGCGATCGAATATCTGAACCGTTTCGAAAATTATTTTCTCACCACGGCCGCCGACAACCTCCGCCTCGTGGCAGCCGTCAACCATCCCGCCTGCGGCTGCATGTGGGATACCTTCCACGCGCACATCGAGGAAAAGAATCCCGCCGCCGCCCTCGCGGCCTTGCGCGGACATCTCGTGCACGTGCACCTCAGCGAAAACGACCGCGGCACACCGGGCACCGGCCAGGTCAACTGGCGCGCCACCTTCGACACGCTGCGCGCGATCGGCTACGATCGCTGGCTCGTGATCGAAGCCTTCGGCCGCGCCCTCCCCGAACTCGCCGCGGCCACGCGCGTCTGGCGCGACTTGTTCGCCGACCCGCGCGACGTTTACACCGCCGGCCTCGCGTTCATCCGCGAAAACCTGGCGCGTTGA
- a CDS encoding YXWGXW repeat-containing protein — MACLAFTAGCSSTDSHVLSAPPPPEPVTTTTTTQTTPVVVQQTPVTTTTTMATPVPQTVIVTQTPPPPHQEVVLARPSADYVWVPGYYTWRDNQYQWVSGHWELPPNSMSKWVPPHWEPEGNGYRFYEGHWN, encoded by the coding sequence GTGGCTTGCCTCGCCTTCACCGCCGGTTGCTCCTCAACCGACTCGCACGTCCTCTCCGCTCCGCCCCCGCCGGAACCGGTCACCACCACCACGACCACGCAAACCACGCCGGTCGTCGTGCAACAAACCCCCGTCACCACGACGACCACGATGGCGACGCCCGTGCCCCAGACCGTCATCGTCACGCAAACCCCGCCACCGCCTCATCAAGAGGTCGTGCTCGCGCGTCCGTCGGCCGATTACGTCTGGGTGCCCGGCTACTACACGTGGCGCGACAACCAATACCAATGGGTGAGCGGCCACTGGGAGCTCCCGCCCAACTCCATGTCGAAATGGGTCCCCCCACACTGGGAGCCGGAGGGCAACGGGTATCGGTTCTACGAAGGCCACTGGAACTAA
- a CDS encoding glycosyltransferase family 2 protein: MTAAADHPPPTAPVSSPDTRPALTVIMPAYNAGRYLIPAIESVLSQTWRDFEFIIIDDGSTDGTRERIEDYALRDARIRDYPNAKNIGVTRSLNRAISLARADWIARMDADDISLPTRFEKQMAVVRADPSIGLVTSPFDVIDAQQRRIPGWRGIRFQQEMLPFFLLFYNRLNAHGQVLYSTSLVRSLGGYREKYHLSEATELWLRMVRATRWAVVPEPLYLWRADNPHSVSRQHAFRYADASLLACREEIARACNIDVSKEEMIALRDFWLRCENKDRNWDDVENLLLRIAARFHPPHPVPHWRRKLAIALGCAWFAQTIQHAKRHRTREALRDLGRGLHAAGGYLPLALAQFVRETFAVKAQLSRRA, from the coding sequence ATGACTGCCGCCGCTGACCACCCACCACCCACCGCCCCTGTCTCATCTCCCGACACGCGCCCCGCGCTCACGGTGATCATGCCCGCCTATAACGCGGGTCGCTACCTCATCCCTGCCATCGAAAGCGTCTTGAGCCAGACGTGGCGCGACTTCGAGTTCATCATCATCGACGACGGCTCCACCGATGGCACCCGCGAACGTATTGAAGACTACGCCCTGCGCGACGCCCGCATTCGCGATTATCCCAACGCCAAAAACATCGGCGTCACCCGCTCCCTCAATCGCGCCATCTCGCTCGCGCGCGCCGACTGGATCGCCCGCATGGACGCCGACGACATTTCGCTGCCCACGCGCTTCGAGAAACAAATGGCCGTCGTGCGCGCCGATCCTTCCATCGGCCTCGTCACCTCGCCGTTCGACGTCATCGACGCGCAACAGCGCCGCATTCCCGGCTGGCGCGGCATCCGTTTCCAACAGGAGATGCTGCCCTTCTTCCTCCTTTTCTACAACCGCCTCAACGCTCACGGCCAGGTGCTCTATTCCACGAGTCTCGTGCGGTCGCTCGGCGGCTATCGCGAAAAATATCATCTCAGCGAAGCGACTGAACTCTGGCTGCGCATGGTGCGCGCCACCCGCTGGGCCGTCGTGCCCGAGCCGCTCTATCTCTGGCGCGCCGACAATCCCCACTCGGTCAGCCGGCAGCACGCCTTTCGCTACGCCGACGCCAGCCTGCTCGCCTGCCGCGAAGAAATCGCCCGCGCCTGCAACATCGACGTCAGCAAAGAGGAGATGATCGCGCTCCGCGATTTCTGGCTGCGCTGCGAAAACAAGGATCGCAACTGGGATGACGTCGAAAACCTCCTCCTGCGCATCGCCGCGCGCTTTCATCCCCCGCATCCCGTCCCGCACTGGCGCCGCAAGCTCGCCATCGCGCTCGGCTGCGCCTGGTTCGCGCAAACCATCCAGCACGCCAAACGCCATCGCACCCGCGAAGCGTTGCGTGATCTCGGTCGCGGCCTGCACGCCGCCGGCGGCTATCTCCCGCTCGCGCTCGCCCAGTTCGTGCGCGAGACCTTCGCCGTCAAAGCCCAGCTCTCCCGCCGCGCCTGA
- a CDS encoding NADP-dependent oxidoreductase, which produces MNAVIFRSFGGPDVLESAHLPRPEPQAGEVLIRVHAASVNPIDYKIRSGHFHRASITLPAVLGRDVAGTIADVGAGITDLAPGDEVYAFLGSHSGGYAQFALARANEVARKPRSLDYIQAAAVPLAATTAWQGLFDHGRLQAGQRVLIHGAGGGVGHFAVQFAKAKGATVIATVSPEDVDLVQTLGADEVIDYKAQRFEDRTAHIDLVFDLIGGDTQTRSWAVLKNGGTLVSTLQQPSVEEARKHHAHVSVFMAEPRREQLVAIAKLIDAGKVCVAVSHTHSLFDAREAHDELEHEHSTGKLVLTVA; this is translated from the coding sequence ATGAACGCTGTCATCTTCCGTTCCTTCGGCGGCCCCGACGTGCTCGAATCAGCCCACTTGCCGCGCCCTGAACCTCAAGCCGGTGAAGTGCTCATCCGCGTCCACGCCGCGAGCGTGAATCCGATCGATTACAAAATCCGTTCCGGTCACTTTCACCGCGCCTCCATCACGTTGCCCGCCGTCCTCGGTCGCGATGTCGCCGGCACGATCGCCGATGTCGGCGCCGGCATCACCGACCTCGCGCCCGGCGATGAAGTGTATGCATTTCTCGGCTCGCACAGCGGCGGCTACGCCCAATTCGCCCTCGCTCGCGCCAACGAGGTCGCCCGGAAACCGCGCTCCCTCGATTACATCCAAGCCGCCGCCGTGCCTCTGGCCGCCACCACCGCGTGGCAAGGGCTCTTCGATCACGGTCGGCTCCAGGCGGGACAACGCGTGCTCATCCACGGTGCCGGCGGCGGTGTGGGACACTTCGCCGTGCAGTTCGCCAAAGCCAAAGGCGCCACCGTGATCGCCACGGTCTCCCCCGAGGATGTCGATCTCGTGCAAACCCTCGGCGCCGACGAGGTCATCGATTACAAAGCCCAACGCTTCGAAGACCGCACCGCCCACATCGACCTCGTTTTCGATCTCATCGGCGGAGATACGCAGACCCGCTCCTGGGCCGTGCTGAAAAACGGCGGCACACTCGTCTCCACCCTCCAACAACCCTCCGTCGAAGAAGCCCGCAAACATCACGCGCACGTCAGCGTTTTTATGGCCGAACCGCGCCGCGAACAACTCGTCGCGATCGCGAAGCTCATCGATGCCGGCAAAGTCTGCGTCGCCGTGAGCCACACCCACTCGCTCTTCGACGCTCGCGAGGCTCACGACGAACTCGAACACGAACATTCCACCGGCAAACTCGTCCTGACCGTCGCCTGA
- a CDS encoding glutaredoxin family protein, which translates to MSADYPILYVKAGCPWCHEAVSFLDEHGVSYREVDVSADQGAFDELRRKSGQTKAPTLDWHGDVLADFGVEELVPFLQKHDVKLEDN; encoded by the coding sequence ATGAGTGCCGATTACCCTATTCTCTACGTGAAGGCGGGCTGTCCTTGGTGCCACGAAGCGGTGTCGTTTCTGGACGAGCACGGCGTGAGCTACCGTGAGGTGGACGTGTCGGCGGACCAAGGCGCGTTTGACGAGCTGCGGCGCAAGTCCGGCCAGACGAAGGCGCCGACGCTGGACTGGCACGGCGACGTGCTGGCGGATTTTGGCGTGGAGGAACTGGTGCCGTTTTTGCAGAAGCACGACGTCAAGTTGGAGGACAACTGA
- a CDS encoding DUF192 domain-containing protein has product MKNANPVSWVARALAVLGAVAMMTAAGCKDDAPPAAPKTVADHFTIKIGDVPTHLQVAVYMTEMQRGLMGRTDLGPDDGMIFIYEKPQRMSFWMHDTPTALDIGFFDGSGELREVFTMKPFDETTVSSYSQSLRFAVEMKEGWYAQHQVKPGAKLDTGALAAALKARGFNPTRYGLALP; this is encoded by the coding sequence ATGAAAAACGCAAATCCGGTTTCATGGGTCGCGCGGGCGCTGGCGGTGCTGGGCGCCGTGGCGATGATGACAGCGGCGGGCTGCAAAGACGACGCGCCGCCGGCCGCGCCGAAGACCGTGGCGGATCATTTCACGATCAAGATTGGCGATGTGCCGACGCATTTGCAGGTGGCCGTTTACATGACGGAAATGCAGCGCGGCCTCATGGGGCGCACGGATCTCGGGCCGGACGACGGGATGATTTTCATCTACGAAAAACCGCAGCGGATGAGCTTCTGGATGCACGACACGCCGACGGCGCTGGACATCGGATTTTTCGATGGCAGCGGGGAGTTGCGGGAGGTGTTTACGATGAAGCCGTTCGACGAGACGACCGTGAGTTCTTACAGCCAGTCGTTGCGGTTCGCGGTCGAGATGAAGGAGGGCTGGTATGCGCAACATCAGGTGAAGCCGGGCGCGAAGCTCGACACGGGAGCGCTGGCGGCGGCGTTGAAGGCGCGGGGGTTTAATCCAACGCGTTACGGGCTGGCGTTGCCCTGA
- a CDS encoding M24 family metallopeptidase gives MPLSPLPPLLYADSVSNPDQLYFSRVSVPDPFIAFTAGAKRIALLSALELGRVRKARTLDDVLSLEDWRDRAATRFPGRPGPAEIIATVARAYRVKAFRVADDFPAGLFEQLRALGVKLTLADGPLFPERELKTAREAAAIAEGNRLSAVGFAAAEKILRATRIKGRTLLHEGRPLTSERLRFAIDSAILAEGGLAQGTIVAGGDQACDPHERGSGELRPHELIILDIFPRVSATGYYGDMTRTFLRGRASTEQRRLVDTVRAAQLAALGAIRAGVDGRDIHGRVTATFTAAGYKTEHTKNGSVGFFHGTGHGLGLAIHEMPRLSGAISMPLKKGAVVTVEPGLYYPGLGGCRIEDVVQVTARTPKMLSSYPYEWELR, from the coding sequence GTGCCTCTCTCCCCCCTCCCCCCGCTCCTCTACGCCGACTCCGTTTCCAACCCGGATCAACTCTACTTCAGCCGCGTCAGCGTGCCCGATCCGTTCATCGCCTTCACTGCCGGCGCGAAACGCATCGCCCTGCTGAGCGCCCTCGAACTCGGCCGGGTGCGCAAAGCCCGCACGCTCGACGACGTCCTCTCGCTCGAAGACTGGCGCGACCGCGCCGCCACCCGCTTTCCCGGCCGCCCCGGCCCCGCCGAAATCATCGCCACCGTCGCCCGCGCCTATCGCGTGAAGGCCTTTCGCGTTGCCGACGATTTTCCCGCCGGCCTCTTCGAACAACTCCGCGCCCTCGGCGTGAAACTCACCCTCGCCGACGGCCCGCTCTTCCCCGAACGCGAACTCAAAACCGCCCGCGAAGCCGCCGCCATCGCCGAGGGCAACCGCCTCAGCGCCGTCGGTTTCGCCGCCGCCGAGAAAATCCTCCGCGCCACGCGCATCAAGGGCCGCACTCTCCTCCACGAGGGCCGCCCGCTCACCTCCGAACGCCTCCGCTTCGCCATCGACAGCGCCATCCTCGCCGAGGGCGGCCTGGCCCAGGGCACCATCGTCGCCGGCGGCGACCAAGCCTGCGATCCCCACGAACGCGGCTCCGGCGAACTCCGCCCGCACGAGCTCATCATCCTCGATATTTTTCCGCGCGTGTCCGCCACCGGCTATTACGGCGATATGACGCGCACCTTCCTCCGCGGCCGCGCCTCCACCGAACAACGCCGCCTCGTCGACACCGTCCGCGCCGCTCAACTTGCCGCCCTCGGCGCCATCCGCGCCGGCGTCGATGGCCGCGACATCCACGGCCGCGTGACCGCCACCTTCACCGCCGCCGGTTACAAAACCGAACACACGAAAAACGGCTCCGTCGGGTTTTTCCACGGCACCGGCCACGGCCTCGGCCTCGCCATCCACGAAATGCCGCGCCTCTCCGGCGCAATCTCGATGCCGCTCAAAAAAGGCGCCGTCGTCACCGTCGAGCCCGGCCTCTATTATCCCGGCCTCGGCGGTTGCCGCATCGAAGACGTCGTCCAGGTCACCGCCCGCACGCCGAAAATGCTCTCCTCCTACCCCTACGAATGGGAACTGCGATGA